In the Carassius auratus strain Wakin unplaced genomic scaffold, ASM336829v1 scaf_tig00214501, whole genome shotgun sequence genome, aatataactctgactgcaTTCATctgaagaagaaagtcatatacacctaggataacttgagggtgagtaatttatggggtAAACTAACCATTTAAGTCCTATTGTGGCctgatggttagagagtcagacttttAACCCGAAGGTCGCAGGATCGAGTCTCGGGGATTGTAGGTGAGGGGAGTGAATGTACCACGTGTAATACCACGACTATGGTGAGATCCAAGGGCAAGGCACTGAACCTTCAACTGCTCTCCAGGCTCTGATGCAAATGGTGCCCACTGCTacgggtgtgtgagtgtgtatgtgtttacttctcactgctgtgtgtgtgtgtgtgtgtgtgtgtgtgtacttgggtgggttaaatgcagagcaccaattccgagcatgggttaccatacttggcaaatgtgacaactttcactttcacttcattttacacgtatttgttttgttcattataCATAAACTGACCATACAAGAACAGgctatatatgtttatattttcaaatatattattatatgtttaaaatgatacGTAAGCTTACAGTAAAACTTGAATCTCTGTCTCTAAGTCTTTTCTTGAGTCTGGAAAACATGAGTTCAATGGCAAATGGACACTGATCTGTGGTCAGTTTTCTCTTTTCATTATAATATCCTATGCCCCCTCATGAGTACAATGACAGAAACTATAATAAAGAATAGAGTTCATACTGTTTGGATACCACTAGCAATTCATTCAGCTCATATTTTaggttttcatattttaacattttatgttatCCATGAGTTTACTTTACTACATAAAGTTTGTTGATATTTGAACTTTATACATAGTATATGAAAACATAGCTGTGCTGTTATTTATTACTGTGTGATTTGTATTTGAGAAGTGAAAAGTTAAccataaaatgaaaaatgcacaacACAGAACAAGTGGCAGGTCTTTTAGACTTAAACTGCAAGTGCAATTTGTACAGACCTATTTTAAaatatcagatttttattttttttggtccagTCCATTAATAACTGAGTCAAACATCGCAATTTCAGGTTATCAATTTCATATCAACCACATTTCAGTTATCTTACCATTCAGTGTCTAATATCTGATTTCACTGATTTCCAGCTGAGTTTGGACTCTTCTTGTGTTTAATTTTGAAACTGAATGTACTTTTAGGGTTCAAATGTTTATGGTGAGAGTTTTTGATtgcacaaataatttaaaaaatgattcaAAAGCAGCCCAAGATTAGATATAAAgtttattgtatgtatttttggCCGGCGCAGATGTTAAAGCTTGGTAAATGAAGGATGTTCGTCTTTCATCCTCTCAGGTTTTCCTCCTCATCCAATGATCTGATGTGAATAAAACGGCACAAGAAAAACAGAGTATTATAAGATAGTCATGATCTTTACAGTCTGTTAGCTCCTAATGTAAAGTTTATTATAATGACAGTGTGATTTTATGAATTGCACTTACGCCGTTCATCCAGCTGATGTATGCAGACACACGAGTGAAGACTGTGGGCTTCTTGTAGGCGTTACAACCCGATGAAGACACAAAGCTGGTCACACCGTGAACAACGTACTGACCACTGACCTGACAGTTCAGAGGACCGCCAGAGTCACCCTAAAAACAACACAGCAGGAGTCAAAATGAGAGATTTCTTCCGCAGAACCAAACGACTTCTCATAGTTTATGATCTGTTCGAGAGTCGTTCTCTTTCACCTGGCATCCAGAGTCGCTTCCGCCTCCAGCGCAAACCATAGTGTTCTTCACGGTGCTTCCCCACCAGTCGCTGCGAGAGCAGGTACTGTAGTCGACCACGGGCAGAGAGGCCTGTTTCAGCTGAGCCGAGAGAGACCCACCGGCTGGAGAAATGACAGAAAGATGAGTCAGAACTGATTTCAGGCAACACCGTGGCTGATTTGTTGTGCTTGAGGCTAAACTGACTCTGTGTGCGGCCCCAGCCGGTGATGTAACAGGGGTTGTTATTGGGCAGAACCTGTCCCGAGGGAGGCAGACTGCCCAGCTGCACGTATGAGTTCAGAGAGGCGTCGGAGGACAGACGCAGAAGGGCGATATCATATCTGAAATGCATTGAATGGACACAGTTCACACATTTACCGTGTTAGGGGGCGCTATAACTTCAGAAAAACTTGAGATGATCATGCAAGTTGTGTTGGTGTTGTAATTGTACATTTATGTTGCATTAATATTAAGTATAAAAGTTGAAAGTGATGTTGACATTACGTATTAGATTGATATAGTCATAAATAGTGTTTCATTCAGTTCTATTGCATGATTGTTGTTATATGATATGTTGAAAGTACTGTTTTTTAATGTGTGaggaacacaaatattttttgctcaaatatatatatatatatatatatatatatatatatatatatatagtattgtatatagtaaatatatttactatcaatctatattttgtacattttgttttgtaaatttttttgaaaatatattttataaatataaagaattttatatttttaaagcatttaaaaagatattttgccctatgtatttaaatcaaaatacataggccacacattttacaatgtttcgaaaataaataaataaataattaataaaagacaCATCATTACTGGTTTCAAGTTAGTGACATAACTATACATGTTAAACAAAGTAAcactgtttgtgtgcactttataACACGGCATGGTAaagttttttaattgttttgcacaaataaatacaaattcctgaaacttacataaaataaaaaataaatcatttgaaaacattgtatCATTTGTGAAATGATCTTTATAGtcagaaaatgttacaaatatttgttaaatacagttttatttatcatatgtaATCATAGtcattgtttattttgaatgtgtttgtaaatttgtaattttattataatcCTATTTCGATCTGCTATTTATATTTCATAGTGTGGTTTTTGGTGAATTGTACACCTATTAATAAACTAGGGTAAGTTTGATCCtcaaacattgttattattaataatgatattaataaaccacgacaattaaaacaaaaaaaaaaatatatatatatatatattgtaacaaatATATAATCTCAGGTGAGATTTCAATGATGCTTTGAACACTGAACTGAAATGTCCTCAGTTTTCacctcagaaatctggtcaccttATGGATTACTAGTTGCTTGACAGTTATTAAAAAACATCTTaggttcattttaattttctttttttcagcaggaTATAATACAGTTTAGTATGTTGAGTTAAAGTCGATTTGTTGAGGCAGTGAGATACTGTACTGTGTTATTGTCAATATAGTACTGTTGTTATGTATCAATACAGTCTAGTTAGTTTTGCTTGTAATTGATTATATACAGAAGtcatatatattgtgtataattGTCGCTACagcttacatttattcatttagcagacgcttttatccaaagtgacttacaaatgaaaacagtggaagcattcaaaaacaacaaaaagagcaatgatatataagtgctataacaagtctcagttaggttaacacagtacaagtagcatgggcttttaaataatataataaataaaaagaaaacagatagaatagaaaaagaatagaacaagctagtgttagaggtctatatacacacacacacacacacgcacacacacacacacacacacacacacacacacacaattgcataataaatgaaaataaaatagaaaacaaaaagattagaaaggtagttaattttttttaaagaatataattagaatagtgagtgctaaagttagagggtcaaatacagATGTTTACTCACCCAGAAGCCACACTGTTGCTGTTCCAGTTGGGGTGGATGTAGACGGCGCTGACGCTCATGTACTGCTCGCGACCCTCGTGGTTGTAGATGTCGTGGTCGCCCAGAACCACACGCCAAGTTCTCGAGCTGCACAGGAAACAAGCGTACACTACACTTCTGGACTTATTACATTCTGTTTGAACTTGAGAAAATCCTTGTTTTTCTCAACTATCTAGCTACAGATAACCCTGGATTCATTACGTGTCGACGCAGTGGGCGGCAGTCATCACCCATCTAGTCCTGATCAGAGTCCCACCACAGGTGTGATAGTAGCTGCCACCCGACAGGTACTGGAGAGAGATCTGAGAGACAGACAATGACTTTGTTACAATAAGAAGATTTGTAGGGGGAAACAGTAGAAACGGCCTCATTTCAATAAGATTGGCCTCGTGAACTAGCAAAGAAATAACCCTAAAAGCTGACTGGATTAGTTAGTGTGACAGCAACTAAGCTTCTaccatattaataaaaatagcttGACTACTCGAAACTTCTCCATTTAGTGGTGGAAAATCACCAAGACCttattcttaaaatgttttacctGCCAGGGCCAAGAGTTGGGTTTTGCCACCGTTCCACCAACGACCCTCTCCTCAGGGACCTGATCCTCCAGATATCCGGGCTCAGCCAGCGCTGgacaccaaaaacacacttagACATGCTAAGATTGCAGTATTATTGGAGTTTGAGTCCAAGTAGACTCGATTTTAAAGTTCTGAGTATTGTATGCATTTGTTAACTTGTTAACAAAT is a window encoding:
- the LOC113092165 gene encoding elastase-1-like; this translates as MLRILLLSVLAALALAEPGYLEDQVPEERVVGGTVAKPNSWPWQISLQYLSGGSYYHTCGGTLIRTRWVMTAAHCVDTSRTWRVVLGDHDIYNHEGREQYMSVSAVYIHPNWNSNSVASGYDIALLRLSSDASLNSYVQLGSLPPSGQVLPNNNPCYITGWGRTQTGGSLSAQLKQASLPVVDYSTCSRSDWWGSTVKNTMVCAGGGSDSGCQGDSGGPLNCQVSGQYVVHGVTSFVSSSGCNAYKKPTVFTRVSAYISWMNGIIG